AATCGCATCGAGATCCTGTTCGCCGGCCGCCATAACGCCAGGCCAGCGCAGAATATCAACAGGGTTAATCTCGCCCTCATCGCTCTGCATCTTGACCCAGTTCGCTGCGTTAACCAGCTGTTTGGCCAGTTTCTCATTCAGGATCAGCTCACCTTGCGCACTGGCATCAGGCTCAAAACGCAGGTTACATTCCACTTTGCCGCGCGTCAGACGAGCACGAATACGCTCACGTACAACAGGCTCCAGGCTGCGGAATTGCTCCGGCATACGGAAATAAGTTTCCAGATAGCGCTGGTTTACCGAGCGCATTTCCCAGGTAGCGCTACCCCAGCTACCCTTGATTTCACGCCGGGCGTAGGCGGTCATACTGCGAATCATAGACGTTCCCGTTTTTAAAGGAGAGATGGGGGGATTATAGCTTTCAGGGGCTTCTCAGGATAGGAATAAGCGTCCTTTATCCGTATAATGCGCAGCCACATTCGTTTCAAGCCGGAGATAACATCATGCGTCCAGCAGGTCGTAGCGCCAACCAGGTGCGCCCCGTCACCCTGACCCGTAACTATACAAAACACGCTGAAGGCTCCGTGCTGGTTGAATTTGGTGATACCAAGGTTCTGTGCACAGCCTCTATTGAAGAAGGTGTACCGCGTTTCCTGAAAGGTCAGGGCCAGGGCTGGATCACTGCCGAATACGGCATGCTGCCACGTGCAACCCATACCCGTAATGCGCGTGAAGCTGCGAAGGGTAAGCAGGGGGGGCGTACTATGGAAATTCAGCGTCTGATCGCGCGTGCGCTGCGCGCAGCAGTTGACCTGAAAACCCTCGGTGAATTCACCATTACCCTGGACTGTGATGTTATTCAGGCTGATGGCGGCACGCGTACGGCATCAATTACCGGTGCTTGTGTGGCGCTGGCTGATGCACTGAACAAGCTGGTTGCTGCCG
This sequence is a window from Enterobacter sp. RHBSTW-00994. Protein-coding genes within it:
- the rph gene encoding ribonuclease PH, which codes for MRPAGRSANQVRPVTLTRNYTKHAEGSVLVEFGDTKVLCTASIEEGVPRFLKGQGQGWITAEYGMLPRATHTRNAREAAKGKQGGRTMEIQRLIARALRAAVDLKTLGEFTITLDCDVIQADGGTRTASITGACVALADALNKLVAAGKLKTNPMKGMVAAVSVGIVNGEALCDLEYVEDSAAETDMNVVMTEDGRIIEVQGTAEGEPFTHEELLNLLALARGGIESIIVTQKAALEN